Proteins encoded together in one Sinorhizobium sp. B11 window:
- the thiM gene encoding hydroxyethylthiazole kinase, translating to MENKTPGALLTAMRAKPPLVQCITNYVAMNIAANVVLAAGASPAMVHAAEEAGEFAAIAGALTVNIGTLSTQWIDGMHAAAKAANASGKPWVLDPVAHYATSFRRKTVSDLLALRPTIIRGNASEIIALAGGESRGQGVDSRDPVEQAEASARLLAERHGAVVAVTGVVDFVTDGAQALRIEGGSPLMPQVTALGCSLTCLTGAFAATIPADPFAAAVAALSTFAVAGEEAAKDAAGPGSFSWRFLDQLAALDGAKLDAKVRINAT from the coding sequence ATGGAGAACAAGACACCCGGAGCACTGTTGACGGCGATGCGGGCGAAGCCACCGCTCGTGCAGTGCATCACCAATTACGTGGCCATGAACATCGCCGCCAATGTGGTCCTTGCGGCGGGTGCATCGCCTGCCATGGTCCACGCCGCCGAAGAAGCCGGAGAGTTTGCCGCAATCGCCGGCGCTTTGACCGTTAATATCGGCACGCTCTCCACCCAGTGGATCGACGGCATGCATGCTGCGGCAAAGGCTGCAAACGCGAGCGGCAAACCTTGGGTCCTTGATCCGGTTGCCCATTATGCGACGTCCTTCCGCCGCAAGACGGTTTCCGATCTGCTGGCGCTTCGCCCGACGATCATCCGCGGCAATGCTTCTGAAATCATCGCGCTTGCCGGTGGCGAGAGCCGCGGCCAAGGCGTCGACAGCCGCGACCCGGTTGAGCAGGCAGAAGCGTCCGCGCGGCTGCTTGCCGAACGGCATGGAGCGGTCGTCGCCGTCACCGGTGTGGTGGATTTCGTGACGGATGGTGCGCAGGCGCTGCGCATTGAAGGCGGCTCGCCGTTGATGCCGCAGGTGACTGCGCTCGGCTGTTCGCTCACCTGCCTGACCGGCGCCTTTGCCGCCACCATTCCCGCCGATCCTTTCGCAGCCGCTGTCGCAGCACTTTCTACCTTCGCGGTTGCCGGCGAAGAGGCGGCCAAGGATGCTGCCGGCCCCGGCTCCTTCTCCTGGCGCTTCCTCGATCAGCTCGCCGCGCTCGATGGAGCAAAGCTCGATGCAAAAGTGAGGATCAACGCCACATGA
- a CDS encoding GNAT family N-acetyltransferase → MSDLLVSLYSTKLAELKEKAGSIGIVIRPALPPELHVVVTWVREHFSENWASEVSVAFSRQPVACLIAVEDGKLLGFACYDTTARGFFGPTGVDPAARGKGIGLALFSACLQTMKTLGHVYAFIGDAGPVDFYVKTAGAVEIHAPDKGIYEGMLRSQPK, encoded by the coding sequence GTGTCGGACCTGCTTGTGAGCTTATATTCCACGAAGCTCGCCGAACTGAAAGAGAAGGCCGGCTCCATCGGCATCGTGATCCGTCCAGCCCTGCCGCCGGAACTTCATGTCGTCGTTACCTGGGTGCGCGAACATTTCAGCGAGAACTGGGCAAGCGAAGTGAGCGTCGCCTTTTCCCGCCAGCCTGTCGCCTGCCTGATCGCCGTCGAGGATGGCAAGCTGCTCGGCTTTGCCTGCTATGACACGACCGCCCGCGGCTTCTTCGGCCCGACTGGCGTCGATCCGGCCGCACGCGGCAAGGGCATTGGCCTCGCCCTCTTTTCCGCCTGCCTGCAGACCATGAAGACGCTGGGCCACGTCTATGCCTTCATCGGCGATGCCGGCCCCGTCGATTTCTACGTCAAGACCGCCGGCGCGGTCGAAATTCACGCCCCCGACAAGGGCATTTACGAAGGCATGCTGCGAAGCCAGCCGAAATGA
- a CDS encoding aldehyde dehydrogenase (NADP(+)), whose product MTINGSLLVAGSEKRGTRGELYGVEAATGTALPVSFGGASAEDVEEATRLAWEAFASYRETDLETRAAFLETIASEIEAIGDELIVRAMAETGLPRGRLEGERARTMGQLRLFAKEVREGRFQELRFDGADPSRKPVPKPDLRLRNVPLGPVAVFGASNFPLAFSVAGGDTASALAAGCPVVVKAHSAHPGTSELVGRAVQRAVAKAGLHAGTFALLFDTGFEVGQKLVADARIRAVGFTGSRRGGTALMKISSERKQPIPVYAEMSSINPVIFFPNALKTRAAEIATAFVGSLVLGAGQFCTNPGLILAVDSEGLDTFIAKARELLPDVGAQTMLTGSIAKAFCDGVARLEKHPEVRLVANGKPGSEFEGTAALFETTAAAFLAHHELQDEVFGAAGLIVRCRDLAELERVLDGLEGQLTVALHITSEDEQDAKRLVPKLEMLAGRLLVNGFGTGVEVSPAMVHGGPYPATADGRSTSVGTLAIYRFLRPVSYQDFTTTLLPAPLR is encoded by the coding sequence ATGACTATCAATGGAAGCCTGCTCGTCGCGGGATCGGAGAAGCGCGGCACGCGCGGCGAGCTCTACGGTGTCGAAGCAGCCACGGGGACGGCGCTGCCCGTCTCTTTCGGTGGCGCCTCCGCCGAAGACGTCGAAGAGGCGACCAGGCTTGCATGGGAGGCCTTCGCTTCCTACCGGGAAACCGATCTCGAAACACGGGCTGCCTTTCTTGAAACCATCGCCAGCGAGATCGAGGCCATCGGCGACGAGCTGATCGTGCGGGCAATGGCGGAAACCGGACTTCCGCGTGGACGTCTCGAGGGCGAGCGCGCTCGCACGATGGGACAGCTTCGACTATTTGCGAAAGAGGTGCGCGAAGGCCGCTTCCAGGAGCTTCGCTTCGACGGCGCGGATCCCTCCCGCAAGCCGGTTCCGAAGCCTGACCTGCGCCTGCGTAACGTTCCCCTGGGGCCCGTCGCGGTTTTCGGCGCATCGAACTTTCCGCTCGCCTTCTCCGTCGCCGGCGGTGACACGGCATCTGCGCTCGCAGCGGGATGCCCGGTCGTCGTCAAGGCGCATTCCGCTCACCCGGGCACATCGGAACTGGTCGGCCGCGCCGTTCAGCGCGCCGTTGCCAAGGCTGGTCTGCATGCCGGCACGTTTGCGCTCCTCTTCGATACCGGCTTCGAAGTCGGTCAGAAACTGGTGGCCGATGCCAGAATCCGCGCCGTCGGCTTCACGGGCTCGCGCCGCGGCGGCACTGCGCTGATGAAGATCTCTTCCGAGCGCAAGCAGCCGATCCCGGTCTATGCCGAAATGAGCAGCATCAACCCGGTCATCTTCTTCCCCAACGCGCTGAAAACCCGCGCGGCGGAGATCGCAACGGCTTTCGTAGGCTCGCTTGTCCTCGGTGCCGGGCAGTTCTGCACCAATCCCGGCCTCATTCTCGCCGTCGACAGCGAAGGCCTGGACACTTTCATTGCCAAGGCGCGGGAGCTTCTGCCCGATGTCGGCGCCCAGACGATGCTGACAGGTTCCATCGCCAAGGCGTTCTGCGATGGCGTTGCCCGGCTGGAAAAACATCCCGAAGTCAGGCTCGTTGCCAATGGCAAGCCCGGCAGCGAATTCGAAGGCACGGCCGCTCTCTTCGAGACGACGGCTGCAGCATTCCTTGCGCATCACGAGCTGCAGGACGAGGTCTTCGGAGCAGCCGGCCTTATCGTGCGCTGCCGTGATCTCGCCGAACTCGAGCGCGTCCTCGACGGCCTCGAAGGCCAGCTGACCGTTGCCCTGCACATTACGAGCGAAGACGAACAGGACGCCAAGCGCCTCGTTCCAAAGCTGGAAATGCTTGCCGGACGCCTGCTCGTGAACGGCTTCGGAACCGGCGTGGAAGTATCGCCCGCCATGGTGCACGGCGGCCCCTACCCGGCAACGGCCGATGGCAGATCGACCTCCGTCGGGACGCTCGCCATCTACAGGTTCCTGCGTCCGGTTTCGTATCAGGACTTTACGACCACCCTGCTTCCAGCGCCGCTGCGTTGA
- a CDS encoding glycoside hydrolase family 3 protein, with translation MSSTPLALFVGLPNPTLSDDEFALFRETNPLGLFVGRRNLRNPEQAKILIDRFREAVGRDDAPVFTDQEGGRVQHMDAGPWPLFRSFGQFAELARHDFALGKKALRLSTQAMGVMMTELGLSSGCSPVLDLVFETTSAVIGARSFGPDPDFIAALGREVVDGLLETGNMPVMKHIPGHGRATLDSHKERPVVDGSRETLTATDFKPFVALKDTPWAMVAHVVYSAYDAELPASISPIMHDVIRKDMGYDGVLISDCIFMDSLQGTLPGRVAQVLDAGFDIALHSHGDVKESEAAAKAARPLTEAAQKRIAAGKARLGTLKIDYRAAHAEVESMFASALVS, from the coding sequence GTGTCCTCGACCCCGCTCGCTCTCTTCGTCGGCCTTCCCAATCCGACGCTTTCGGACGACGAATTCGCCCTCTTCCGCGAGACGAATCCGCTCGGCCTCTTCGTCGGCCGTCGCAATCTGCGCAATCCGGAGCAGGCAAAGATCCTGATCGACCGTTTCCGCGAGGCCGTCGGCCGCGACGATGCGCCCGTCTTCACCGACCAGGAAGGCGGCCGTGTGCAGCATATGGATGCCGGCCCCTGGCCGCTTTTCCGCAGCTTCGGCCAGTTCGCCGAGCTTGCGCGCCATGACTTCGCACTCGGTAAGAAGGCGCTGCGTCTGTCCACCCAGGCCATGGGTGTGATGATGACCGAACTCGGCCTGTCGAGCGGCTGCTCGCCGGTTCTCGATCTCGTTTTCGAAACAACGAGCGCGGTGATCGGCGCCCGCTCCTTCGGCCCCGATCCGGATTTCATCGCTGCACTGGGCCGCGAAGTGGTCGATGGCCTCCTCGAAACCGGTAACATGCCGGTCATGAAGCACATTCCGGGCCACGGCCGCGCCACGCTCGATTCCCACAAGGAACGCCCGGTCGTCGACGGCTCGCGCGAAACACTGACCGCAACCGACTTCAAGCCTTTCGTGGCGCTGAAGGACACGCCTTGGGCGATGGTCGCCCATGTCGTCTACTCCGCTTACGATGCCGAGCTGCCGGCTTCCATCTCGCCGATCATGCATGACGTGATCCGCAAGGACATGGGTTACGACGGCGTTCTGATCTCCGACTGCATCTTCATGGATTCGCTGCAGGGCACTCTGCCAGGGCGCGTCGCTCAGGTTCTCGATGCCGGTTTCGACATTGCGCTTCACAGCCATGGCGACGTCAAGGAGAGCGAGGCCGCCGCCAAGGCCGCGCGCCCGCTGACGGAAGCCGCTCAGAAGCGTATCGCCGCCGGCAAAGCCCGCCTCGGCACTCTCAAAATCGACTATCGCGCTGCCCATGCGGAAGTCGAATCGATGTTTGCAAGCGCACTGGTCTCCTGA
- a CDS encoding DUF4139 domain-containing protein, which produces MKYASVVCAALTAVLLSTTAFAQTGTIKSIRLSSGGVAEYVRNLDVGEDGNAVIDVPTDQMDDFLKTLVVSGPAPVKGLSTTGPDMVDETFKVLPIKPQDLDSAAGVLRSLRGAPVSANGVKGRIVGVEPASEKQRARLIVMLDSGAFDVAEIGGAMAYKLDDPKDAEMISRAAELLSSDGVQGSRAVTIALEGKASAAVDISYVVAAPLWKPSYRIIVDAKGKARLQAWAVLENASGEDWHGVSISLTSGKPVTLRQRLYARAWPSRPEVDFAYLDLGGAKRSKFGGALANKPLAEAPAPVEAAPAATIGATADEGDVVANFDLPGVYDLKNGETISVPILDREIKAEFVALYRDGAQHPDAALVLTNDTGTSLPPAVAAVYDDKGRYVGDARIGNVKPGGVEKATFAADQKIEQEVASAISSSFRTVIVKDGYLEATLERRLRKTFSVWGADADRTFVAEDPGMAGWELVKSGGVEETPQGARATMIVPAGKKVSTTIEWRMAESETQAIADIDDTVILQWLDEGPSPEIASKLQGLVTARKAQKEAERDLATVMQAIEDATSESSRISGLLSSVGDTPLKQQFLQDLTEQEKSIKALRAQRDEARDRLEKLRKELGEAIARL; this is translated from the coding sequence ATGAAATACGCATCCGTTGTCTGTGCGGCACTTACCGCAGTACTGCTCTCCACAACCGCATTTGCACAAACCGGGACGATCAAGTCGATCCGGCTGTCGTCAGGCGGCGTTGCCGAATATGTGCGCAATCTTGATGTCGGAGAGGACGGCAATGCTGTCATCGACGTGCCGACCGATCAGATGGATGACTTTCTCAAGACCCTCGTCGTATCGGGGCCCGCGCCCGTAAAGGGCCTTTCGACCACCGGCCCAGACATGGTGGACGAAACATTCAAGGTGCTCCCGATCAAGCCGCAGGATCTGGATTCGGCGGCGGGTGTGTTACGGTCTCTCAGAGGAGCGCCTGTCTCTGCGAACGGAGTGAAGGGCCGCATCGTCGGAGTAGAGCCTGCGAGCGAGAAGCAACGCGCACGGCTGATCGTGATGCTGGACAGCGGTGCCTTTGACGTTGCCGAGATCGGTGGCGCTATGGCCTACAAGCTCGACGATCCCAAAGACGCCGAGATGATTTCCCGAGCCGCAGAACTGTTGTCGAGTGACGGCGTGCAGGGAAGCCGGGCCGTCACCATCGCGCTCGAAGGCAAGGCGTCGGCGGCCGTAGATATCTCCTATGTCGTGGCAGCCCCGCTCTGGAAGCCGTCCTACAGGATCATTGTTGACGCCAAGGGCAAAGCGCGGTTGCAAGCCTGGGCAGTCCTTGAGAATGCGTCCGGCGAGGATTGGCACGGGGTTTCCATTTCTCTGACGTCCGGCAAGCCCGTGACGCTTCGCCAGAGACTGTATGCCAGAGCATGGCCATCACGCCCGGAAGTGGATTTCGCCTATCTGGACCTTGGAGGCGCCAAACGTAGCAAGTTTGGAGGCGCGCTGGCGAACAAGCCGCTGGCCGAGGCTCCTGCTCCAGTTGAGGCTGCTCCAGCCGCTACCATCGGTGCGACTGCCGACGAGGGCGACGTGGTCGCAAACTTCGATCTTCCCGGCGTATACGACCTGAAGAACGGTGAGACGATTTCCGTGCCGATCTTGGATCGCGAGATCAAGGCAGAGTTCGTCGCTCTCTATCGCGATGGTGCGCAACATCCGGATGCAGCCCTCGTGCTCACCAACGACACGGGGACTTCGCTACCGCCGGCGGTGGCGGCAGTCTATGACGACAAAGGGCGTTATGTCGGCGACGCACGCATAGGCAATGTGAAGCCGGGCGGCGTGGAAAAGGCGACGTTTGCCGCCGATCAGAAGATCGAGCAGGAAGTGGCAAGCGCCATATCCAGTTCTTTTCGAACTGTCATCGTAAAGGACGGTTATCTCGAGGCCACACTGGAGCGACGGCTGCGAAAGACCTTCTCCGTCTGGGGCGCTGATGCCGACAGGACGTTTGTCGCGGAAGACCCGGGCATGGCAGGATGGGAACTGGTTAAGTCCGGAGGCGTGGAAGAGACACCGCAAGGTGCGCGGGCAACTATGATCGTCCCCGCGGGCAAGAAGGTTTCGACGACCATCGAATGGCGCATGGCCGAGAGCGAGACGCAGGCGATTGCCGATATCGATGACACTGTGATCCTGCAATGGCTCGATGAAGGGCCGTCTCCGGAAATCGCCTCGAAACTTCAGGGCCTTGTGACGGCAAGGAAGGCACAAAAGGAAGCGGAGAGGGACCTGGCTACGGTCATGCAGGCAATTGAAGACGCAACGTCAGAATCCTCACGGATTTCAGGCTTGCTTTCCTCTGTCGGCGACACACCGCTCAAGCAGCAGTTCCTTCAGGATCTGACGGAACAGGAGAAGTCGATCAAGGCATTGCGGGCGCAACGGGACGAGGCGCGAGATCGGCTTGAAAAGCTTCGCAAGGAGCTCGGGGAAGCAATAGCTCGTCTCTAG
- the thiD gene encoding bifunctional hydroxymethylpyrimidine kinase/phosphomethylpyrimidine kinase: MIRNVLSIAGSDPSGGAGIQADLKAFSARGVYGMAALTALTAQNTQGVTGVHLVPPLFVAQQIKAVFADVRVDAVKIGMIANAGIAEAVAEALAPHRGIPIVVDPVMIAKGGAALLDPRAVDALTKHLLPLATLLTPNLPEAAALLHEEVAESREQMASQAERLRALGPAAVLVKGGHLESNESPDILATDSGRHWFEAKRVPTKNTHGTGCTLSSALAAELAKGASPQAAVSTAKTYLAQAVAAAGELAVGSGHGPIHHFHALWKDAGL, encoded by the coding sequence ATGATCCGCAACGTCCTGTCTATCGCCGGCTCCGATCCATCCGGTGGCGCCGGCATCCAGGCCGATCTCAAGGCTTTCTCTGCTCGCGGCGTCTATGGCATGGCGGCGCTGACGGCCCTGACGGCGCAGAATACGCAAGGGGTGACGGGCGTGCATCTTGTCCCGCCCCTCTTCGTCGCCCAGCAGATCAAGGCGGTCTTTGCCGATGTGCGCGTCGATGCGGTCAAGATCGGCATGATTGCCAATGCCGGCATTGCCGAAGCCGTTGCCGAGGCGCTGGCGCCTCATCGCGGGATTCCCATCGTCGTCGATCCTGTCATGATCGCCAAGGGCGGAGCGGCACTCCTCGACCCGCGGGCTGTCGATGCGCTGACGAAGCATCTGCTGCCGCTTGCGACGCTGCTCACCCCCAACCTGCCGGAAGCCGCAGCGCTGCTGCACGAAGAGGTTGCCGAAAGCCGCGAGCAGATGGCCTCGCAAGCCGAGCGCCTGCGAGCGCTCGGCCCTGCCGCTGTGTTGGTCAAGGGCGGTCATCTCGAGAGCAATGAAAGTCCCGACATATTGGCAACCGACTCCGGCCGGCATTGGTTCGAGGCGAAACGCGTCCCCACGAAGAATACACACGGGACCGGCTGCACACTTTCCAGCGCACTCGCCGCCGAGCTCGCAAAGGGTGCTTCGCCGCAAGCGGCTGTTTCGACTGCGAAAACCTATCTTGCGCAAGCAGTCGCTGCCGCGGGCGAGCTGGCGGTCGGCTCTGGCCATGGACCGATTCATCATTTCCATGCCCTGTGGAAAGACGCCGGGCTCTGA
- the ugpC gene encoding sn-glycerol-3-phosphate ABC transporter ATP-binding protein UgpC: MAPISIRGVKKNYGKHAVVHGVDLEIQSGEFIVILGPSGCGKSTLLRMVAGLEEITGGEIAIDGRVVNQLEPRERGCAMVFQNYALYPHMSVAENIGYALKVAGVPKAERDRRIADVAKALSLEPFLERRPAALSGGQRQRVAMGRAMIREPKVFLFDEPLSNLDAKLRIAMRAEIRRLHRRLGATSIFVTHDQNEAMTLADRIIVMNAGNVEQVGTPEEVYHYPASRFVAGFVGTPAMNLLEGRVNETGVFIYDEGRTVTLPAERGKQLAGQRVVLGVRAEAARLVSPDAPGALVATADFIEELGASRIVHADFDGLPFAVAMTGSVSLKTGDRIGIAIDQDSIHLYSAETGKVLVAPARSNAVTVNA; the protein is encoded by the coding sequence TTGGCACCGATCTCCATCCGTGGCGTGAAAAAGAACTATGGCAAGCACGCCGTCGTTCATGGCGTCGATCTCGAAATCCAGTCGGGCGAATTCATCGTCATCCTCGGCCCGTCCGGCTGCGGCAAGTCCACGCTGCTGCGCATGGTCGCCGGCCTGGAAGAAATCACCGGCGGCGAAATCGCCATTGACGGCCGCGTCGTCAACCAGCTCGAGCCGCGTGAACGCGGCTGCGCGATGGTCTTCCAGAACTACGCGCTTTACCCGCACATGAGCGTTGCCGAAAACATCGGTTATGCACTCAAGGTCGCCGGCGTACCGAAGGCCGAGCGTGACCGCCGGATCGCCGACGTTGCCAAGGCGCTCAGCCTCGAGCCCTTCCTCGAGCGCCGCCCGGCCGCTCTCTCGGGCGGTCAGCGCCAGCGCGTCGCCATGGGCCGCGCCATGATCCGCGAGCCGAAGGTCTTTCTTTTCGACGAGCCGCTGTCGAACCTCGATGCCAAGCTGCGTATCGCCATGCGTGCGGAAATCCGCCGCCTGCATCGCCGCCTCGGCGCAACCTCGATCTTCGTGACACACGACCAGAACGAGGCCATGACACTTGCCGACCGCATCATCGTCATGAATGCCGGCAATGTCGAACAGGTCGGCACGCCGGAAGAGGTCTATCACTATCCCGCAAGCCGCTTCGTTGCCGGCTTCGTCGGCACGCCGGCAATGAACCTGCTGGAAGGCCGCGTCAACGAAACAGGCGTGTTCATTTATGACGAAGGCCGCACCGTGACGCTTCCCGCTGAGCGCGGCAAGCAGCTTGCCGGCCAGCGCGTTGTTCTCGGCGTGCGCGCCGAAGCCGCTCGCCTCGTCTCCCCGGATGCGCCGGGTGCACTCGTTGCGACCGCCGACTTCATCGAAGAACTGGGCGCCAGCCGGATTGTCCATGCCGATTTCGATGGCCTGCCCTTTGCTGTCGCCATGACCGGTTCGGTCTCGCTGAAGACCGGCGATCGGATCGGCATTGCGATCGATCAGGATTCGATCCATCTCTACTCGGCTGAGACCGGCAAAGTGCTCGTCGCGCCGGCAAGAAGCAACGCCGTGACCGTTAACGCCTGA
- a CDS encoding endonuclease/exonuclease/phosphatase family protein: MMSFLDLASGDRNLVAAAVEALAVPPATFFDEARSAELTQAEHDRLAATLPALSTIEVVRTASEASIGNGLVVAAWNAERLKYHAPSVELVRQSVADILLLTEADLGMARAGNRHTVADLARDLGMSYAFGVEFVELGLGDSREREWHKGETNAVGFHGNALLSRLPLLDAALIHLDDCGTWWTDAKDGQGRIGGRMAIAAKIETAFGPIIAVSVHLESKTDIADRAMQTKRLIAAVEKLADGLPVVLGGDFNTNILPEGSREPEAHEPLFGLLAEAGYNWETANDFTVTQRTRPDGTPQPPFARLDWLFTRGLSASDAVTVAAVDADGAAISDHELIKAHFSAL; the protein is encoded by the coding sequence ATGATGAGCTTTCTTGATCTCGCCAGCGGCGACCGCAACCTGGTTGCGGCCGCCGTAGAGGCGCTTGCCGTACCCCCAGCCACGTTCTTCGATGAGGCGCGTTCTGCCGAACTGACACAGGCCGAGCATGACCGGCTTGCAGCGACCCTGCCGGCGCTTTCGACGATCGAAGTCGTACGGACTGCCAGCGAAGCCAGCATCGGAAACGGTCTCGTCGTCGCCGCTTGGAACGCCGAACGGCTGAAATATCATGCGCCTTCGGTGGAACTCGTCCGCCAGAGCGTCGCCGATATCCTGTTGCTCACGGAGGCTGATCTCGGCATGGCGCGCGCCGGCAACCGGCACACTGTTGCCGACCTCGCCCGCGATCTCGGCATGTCCTATGCTTTTGGCGTGGAGTTCGTGGAACTTGGTCTCGGCGATTCCCGTGAGCGCGAATGGCATAAGGGCGAGACGAATGCCGTCGGGTTTCACGGCAATGCGCTGCTCTCCCGTTTGCCGTTGCTTGATGCGGCATTGATCCATCTCGATGACTGTGGCACGTGGTGGACGGATGCAAAGGACGGGCAGGGTCGGATCGGTGGCCGCATGGCAATCGCGGCCAAAATCGAAACCGCATTCGGGCCGATCATTGCAGTCAGCGTGCATCTGGAAAGCAAGACCGACATTGCGGATCGGGCAATGCAGACAAAGAGGCTGATCGCCGCCGTTGAAAAGCTCGCCGATGGCTTACCCGTGGTTTTGGGTGGCGATTTCAACACCAATATCCTTCCCGAGGGGTCGCGTGAACCCGAAGCGCACGAACCGCTTTTCGGTCTCCTCGCGGAGGCCGGCTACAATTGGGAGACTGCCAACGACTTCACGGTCACACAGCGCACGCGCCCCGACGGAACGCCACAGCCTCCTTTTGCTCGCCTCGACTGGCTGTTTACCCGCGGCCTTTCGGCAAGCGACGCCGTGACTGTTGCTGCCGTCGACGCAGACGGAGCAGCGATCTCCGATCACGAACTGATCAAGGCGCATTTTTCCGCGCTCTGA
- the thiE gene encoding thiamine phosphate synthase → MKRFDLSLYLVLDPDLCADIGMVETARLAVAGGATMVQLRDKHGGTARMIETGLALKEILKDTGALLVINDDVEAAIAIGADGLHIGQDDMGPAVARAMIGPDMILGLSAESEALAAAIDPAIVDYAGIGPIFATPTKADHKQPIGFDGLARLVKTAPVPTVAIGGLKSEHVTSVFAAGADGLAVVSAICGTPDPQAATIRISEEIRKVRR, encoded by the coding sequence ATGAAACGCTTCGATCTTTCCCTCTATCTGGTCCTCGATCCCGATCTCTGCGCCGATATCGGAATGGTCGAGACGGCGCGGCTTGCCGTTGCCGGCGGCGCCACGATGGTGCAGCTTCGTGACAAGCATGGCGGGACGGCAAGGATGATCGAGACCGGTCTGGCGCTGAAGGAGATCCTGAAGGATACCGGCGCTTTGCTCGTCATCAACGACGACGTCGAGGCAGCCATCGCGATCGGCGCCGACGGGCTGCATATCGGCCAGGATGATATGGGGCCAGCCGTCGCCCGGGCGATGATCGGCCCGGACATGATCCTTGGTCTGTCAGCCGAGAGCGAAGCGCTGGCAGCGGCCATCGATCCCGCTATCGTCGACTATGCCGGCATCGGCCCAATCTTTGCGACACCCACCAAGGCAGACCACAAGCAGCCGATCGGCTTTGACGGGTTGGCGAGACTGGTGAAAACCGCCCCCGTTCCGACGGTTGCAATCGGCGGCTTGAAGAGCGAGCATGTCACTTCCGTCTTCGCGGCCGGAGCCGATGGGCTTGCTGTCGTCTCGGCGATCTGCGGCACCCCGGATCCTCAGGCAGCGACGATCCGCATCTCCGAGGAAATCCGAAAGGTCCGCCGATGA
- a CDS encoding pyridoxamine 5'-phosphate oxidase family protein codes for MASMTKEELSKHLKKLDFCMFSTRGASNRISTRPMSNNGDVEYDGDSWFFSYADTRKISDIRKDNAVQLTFTAPPHLLGKPGIFIAIDGNASLIEDVSEFEQHWVKGLERWFPEGTQTPGLALIKVAARSIQYWDGEENGKVEV; via the coding sequence ATGGCATCAATGACAAAAGAAGAGCTGTCGAAGCATCTGAAGAAGCTGGATTTCTGCATGTTTTCGACACGTGGAGCCTCGAACCGGATCAGCACTCGGCCGATGAGCAACAATGGCGACGTCGAATATGACGGAGATTCCTGGTTCTTTTCCTATGCGGATACGCGCAAGATATCCGACATTCGGAAAGACAACGCGGTGCAGCTGACCTTCACTGCGCCACCGCATCTGCTTGGCAAACCGGGCATATTCATCGCGATCGATGGTAACGCTTCGCTCATTGAGGACGTCTCGGAATTCGAGCAACACTGGGTCAAGGGACTGGAACGATGGTTTCCCGAGGGCACCCAGACGCCTGGGCTTGCCTTGATCAAGGTTGCGGCACGTTCGATCCAATATTGGGACGGTGAAGAAAACGGCAAAGTCGAGGTCTGA